The Streptomyces sp. TLI_105 DNA segment AGCTCGGCGCCCTTCGGCCGACCCGTGGTGCCGGACGTGTACAGGATGACCGCGGTGTCGCCGGGCTCCGTGGCCACGGTCTCGAAGTCCGCGCTCCCACCGGCCAGCGCCGCCGTGAGGGTCTCCGCACCCTCGATGGGGGAGCTCCCGGAGGGGGTGGCCGGCAGCAGGAAGAACTGCTCGCACCCCGGCGTCTCGCCGAAGCCGTTCCAGCCCTCCTGCCCGAGCGGGAGCTCCGAGCCGCCCTCGAAGCAGAAGTACGCCCTGGCCTGGGAGTCGGCCAGGTGGTAGGCGATCTCATGGCTCTTGAGCAGCACGTTGAGTGGTACGGCCACCGCGCCCGCCTTGAGGATGCCGTAGTAGACGATCGGGAACCACGGGACGTTCGGGCACGACAGCGCGACCTTGTCGCCCGGGTTGACGTCCCGTGAGCGCAGCAGGTTCGCGACGCGGCGGGCGGCCGTGTCCAACTCCGCGTACGTCAGGCGCTGGACGCCCAGCACGACCGCCGTACGGTCGGGCACGGCACGGGCGCTGTTCTCCAGCAGGGTGGCGAGGTTGAGCATGGGGTCTCCGGTGGGGGTGCGGTGGATGCGCGGGTCCGGCGGGCGGGGCGGCCGTCAGCCCCGCAGCGCAGCGGCGAACAGGGCGGGCAGCTTCGCGGGGCTCGGCGCCGCGGTGAAGCGGGTGAGGCGCTCCACCGCGGTCCGGGCCCTGCGGTGGGTGACGAAGTAAGGGGGGCGCGGGGACAGGGACGGACCACCGGTGAGCAGGCCGCGCGGGGCCGGTGCGAACGGAGCGCGCAGTACGGTCTTCTCGACGTCTTCGAGCATGAACGCGTTGTGCACGAAGCCGATGCCGCTGCCGATGTCCTGGCGGGTGTGGCCGGGGAAGGCCCCCCAGGGGGTGTACCCGAGCAGGAAGCCCACGCCCGACCAGCAGTTGACGCCCAGCGTGCCGTACCGCAGCTCGGCGATCGCGGAGCGTACGGCGTCCCGGTGCGCCTTCTCGGTTCTCGGATGGACGATCAGGGTCGCGCCGAGGGTGCCGGGCAGGGTGTCGTTGGCGAAACCGACGGCACGGCGCAGGAACGCGTCCGGAGTCGCGCCGGGCAGGCGGACGACACCCAGGACGCTGCCGAAGACCTCGTCGCTGATGAGCGGGTCGTCGTGGTCCGCGATGTCGGGTACGAGCAGCCGGCAGCCGTCGCCGAGTTCCTCCGCCGTCGGATGGGCCGCTCGCACGGAGGCGAGGCGGTCGGCGGCGCCGGGGTAGTAGTCGGTACGCGGGGGAAGCTCGCGCAGCACCGTGCGGATCTCGTCGAGCAGCCGCTCGGTACCGTCCCAGTCCCGTGGGAGGACGAGGATCTGGCTGGCGACGCAGTTGTGGCCGGAGTTGTTCATCTTGCTGGTGACGATGTGCTCGGCCTGGAAGCGGAAGTCGGCGGCGCTCCACGGCCCCGGCGTCACGATGCAGGGGCTGACGCCGCCCAGCTCGCTGCTGAAGGGCTTGGCGATCAGCGGCAGGTCGGCGCGGCGGCGCCGCTCGGCGTCCTCGTCGGTGCCCCAGACGAGGGCGTCGTGGGTGCGGGCGCTGCCGGTGATGTGCAGGGTGTCGACGCCCTGGTGGCGGGAGAGGTGGCCGCCCTCGGCCGCGCAGCCGTCGACGAAGCGCAGCCAGCCCCGTTCGACGAACTCGGCGAAGACGTACTCGAAGTGGGGGCGCAGATAGGCGTTGACCGGGTTCATCTTCGCGATGACGACCTGGCCCTCGGCGTAGAGCTTGTGCAGGATGTCGAGTGCGGTGATGGCGGCGACGTTGCCGGCGCCGAGCACCAGGGCCACGGCCGGGTCCGCCCGCCTGCTCCGGTACTTGCCCGCGGCGCACGCCAGCGCCTGCTCCGCGGTGACGCCGGGGCGCATCCACACCTGGGCCGAGAACCCGTTGAGCAGCAGGGTGTCCCAGCCGGTGGCGGGGAAGACGTCCACGCGGGTGCGGCCGTTCTCCTCGCGCACCCTCCTGCCGTCCACCGGATCCCCGCCCGCGGCGATCCGCCGGAGGACGTGCAGCAACGCCGCGGTGTTCTGGGCCAGGGCCCAGGGGCCGCCGATCCAGTCCTCGGCGGCCCAGGGGGATTCCGGTCCGTACCCCTTGGCCCGGCTGCCCGCGTCGGCCATGCCGGCCGATCGGGCGACGACGCGGGATCGCAGCCGTTCCAGGAGGGCGATGCGTTCGGAGAGCGGGGTGGCGGTCCAGGACGCGGCTCCGGCCCGTACGTCGGCCACGGTCCGGTCGAGGAGGGAGGTGTCAAGGGAGCTGGTGTTCAACGTCGGTCCTTGCGGAGGTCGGGGACAGAGGGGGGCGGACCGTTCCACGGGGCCGCGGACGCGCACGTCCGCGCGGCGTCACACGGACAGCCGGCGGGCGTCGCGATCGGGGTCGATCAGCGTGAGGGCGGCGGTTCCGCTCAGCAGCAGCACGGCGCCGGTGATGAGGACCGCGTACCGGTAGCCGTCCGCGCCGTGGTCGTCCACGAGGCGCCCGATCAGCGTCGGGGCGAGCAGACCGGCGGTGGTCACCACGGCGTTCATGATGCCCAGGGCGCCGCCGCGGCGGTCGGCCGGCGCCAGCTCCGTGACCGTGGTGACGGCGACGCTGCTCATCGCTCCCGCCAGCCCGAATCCCGCGACCAGGAGCACGGCGGTCAGGGCACCGGCCGGAGCGAAGGGCAGGGCGAGGCACGCCGCGGCGCCGACGAGCAGCAGCACGCCGCCCACCCCGCCGCGTGCCCATCGGCTCGGGGTCCCGCGGCGCAGGAGCCGTCCGGTCAGGCCCGCCTGTCCGAGCACCGCGACGCCGCCCAGCCCCCAGACCAGCATCACCATCCGGGTGGAGCCGGCCGAGGAGTAGCCCAGCGCGTCCCGGAGGTACGAGGGGAACCAGACCAGGGCGAAGGCGATGACCCAGTAGGTGCCGAAGTAGGCGGCCGTGGCACCGATCCAGGTGCGGGTCGCGAGGATCCGCCTGTAGGGGGCGCTCGACGGGGCCGACACGGTCGGGGCGCCGGCCGGCGCGCCTTCGCTCCGTGCCCCTCCGGAGTCGGCCGGCCCCGTGGGGGCCGACGCGGTGGCGTACGGTCCCTCGCCGCCGAGGCGGACCCACAGCAGCGCCCAGACCACCCCGACGAGTGCCACCGCCGCGACGGCCGAGCGCCAGCCGTGGTTCTGGATCACCCACGTCAGGACGGGGGCGGCGACGAGGACCCCGAGGGTGATGCCGAGGA contains these protein-coding regions:
- a CDS encoding MFS transporter: MTDTDVAPAVPAGTSKTPSSTRRRAWTVTALLVVFMMINFADKSVLGLAAEEIREDLGLTASAFGLASSAFFLLFSVSGAAVGLLADRVRPKWLLLAMAVLWSLSQAPLAVGGGLAVLITSRVLLGAAEGPAFPVAQQATLSWFPDHRRNLPGALIVLGITLGVLVAAPVLTWVIQNHGWRSAVAAVALVGVVWALLWVRLGGEGPYATASAPTGPADSGGARSEGAPAGAPTVSAPSSAPYRRILATRTWIGATAAYFGTYWVIAFALVWFPSYLRDALGYSSAGSTRMVMLVWGLGGVAVLGQAGLTGRLLRRGTPSRWARGGVGGVLLLVGAAACLALPFAPAGALTAVLLVAGFGLAGAMSSVAVTTVTELAPADRRGGALGIMNAVVTTAGLLAPTLIGRLVDDHGADGYRYAVLITGAVLLLSGTAALTLIDPDRDARRLSV
- a CDS encoding aldehyde dehydrogenase family protein, translated to MNTSSLDTSLLDRTVADVRAGAASWTATPLSERIALLERLRSRVVARSAGMADAGSRAKGYGPESPWAAEDWIGGPWALAQNTAALLHVLRRIAAGGDPVDGRRVREENGRTRVDVFPATGWDTLLLNGFSAQVWMRPGVTAEQALACAAGKYRSRRADPAVALVLGAGNVAAITALDILHKLYAEGQVVIAKMNPVNAYLRPHFEYVFAEFVERGWLRFVDGCAAEGGHLSRHQGVDTLHITGSARTHDALVWGTDEDAERRRRADLPLIAKPFSSELGGVSPCIVTPGPWSAADFRFQAEHIVTSKMNNSGHNCVASQILVLPRDWDGTERLLDEIRTVLRELPPRTDYYPGAADRLASVRAAHPTAEELGDGCRLLVPDIADHDDPLISDEVFGSVLGVVRLPGATPDAFLRRAVGFANDTLPGTLGATLIVHPRTEKAHRDAVRSAIAELRYGTLGVNCWSGVGFLLGYTPWGAFPGHTRQDIGSGIGFVHNAFMLEDVEKTVLRAPFAPAPRGLLTGGPSLSPRPPYFVTHRRARTAVERLTRFTAAPSPAKLPALFAAALRG